The following are encoded together in the Pedobacter steynii genome:
- a CDS encoding OmpW/AlkL family protein, protein MKKLMVCMALMLAGFHVYPQSSQTEEQWRIRLRGLAVIPQESASIGVIGGDVKISNSFIPELDFTYFFNRHFAAELILGTTRHKISTTGSDLSAIGASSSANVDLGKVWLLPPTLTLQYHYPVGKFNPYLGAGVNYTIFYNADQGPVVKGIKYKDKFAFAAQAGFDYDISKRLFINVDLKKIFLSTNATVDAENLSPAGSPELAPVLKHIEADVKIRPWLLGLGIGCKF, encoded by the coding sequence ATGAAAAAGTTAATGGTATGTATGGCACTGATGCTGGCCGGATTTCATGTGTATCCTCAATCCTCCCAAACCGAAGAGCAATGGAGGATCAGACTTAGAGGACTGGCTGTTATTCCACAGGAAAGTGCTTCAATCGGAGTCATCGGTGGCGATGTAAAAATCTCAAACTCCTTTATTCCGGAACTGGATTTCACTTATTTCTTTAACAGGCATTTTGCGGCAGAACTGATTTTAGGAACCACCAGGCATAAGATAAGCACAACAGGATCCGATTTAAGTGCCATAGGTGCATCAAGTTCCGCTAATGTAGATTTAGGTAAAGTGTGGTTACTTCCACCTACACTGACCTTACAATACCACTATCCGGTTGGAAAATTCAATCCCTATCTTGGCGCCGGTGTCAATTACACCATTTTTTACAATGCAGATCAGGGACCGGTGGTAAAGGGAATAAAATATAAGGATAAGTTTGCTTTTGCAGCTCAGGCCGGCTTTGATTACGACATCAGCAAAAGGTTGTTTATTAATGTCGATTTAAAGAAAATCTTCCTGTCTACAAATGCTACAGTTGATGCGGAAAATCTTAGTCCTGCCGGAAGCCCGGAACTGGCCCCCGTATTAAAACATATCGAAGCAGATGTAAAAATCAGACCATGGTTATTGGGCCTGGGTATTGGATGTAAATTTTGA
- a CDS encoding alpha-galactosidase, with amino-acid sequence MKRFTIKCILRGVSLIGCGLIASTPVLLAQKQTKSDWLLNSASYMAMVKTNENKKEVTLDNGLVKRTFRIAPSVVCIDYQNQVNGQQLLRAIKPEARVTINDKIYEIGGLTGQKENAYIRPEWLGQFTPGNQAFKMTGFEINPIRPQLNWKSKFWAANHKQPTGKVLSFHYRATATELSGLELDVNYELYDGLPLIVKSLSIRNKGSESFTIGRVVNEILGMVEEQSAVVGGVDQMAKPQGIYFETNYAFNNAMRYDLSDQTTHWKVDSTYRSQVNYDYQTPCLLEIYPDKVSGIELQKGDSYHSVRSYELLMDSYDRERRGLSIRKMYNTVAPWTTANPIFMHLVSKNDEQVRTAIDQCAATGYEALILSFGSHCNVEDTTATNIKKWKELADYAHSKKVFIGSYSLFSSRKISEEDDVINPKTGKTGGAFFGNAPCFGSKWGLGYRDKIKAFYLKAGFDIWENDGPYPGDVCASTTHPGHKGLEDSQWKQINIQKELYHWLNERGVYINAPDWYFLDGTHKIGIGYREVNFSLPRENQLILNRQNIFDGTWEKTSSMSRGFVPLTRYQGGGPEAVLEPLKDHLKDYEQLMVQYYGAGVQACYRGPRLYDTEETRLMVSGVIDWYKKYRDILNSEIIHLRRADGRDWDGLLHVNPKLKNKGMMMLYNPLKEKITRTVKVPLYYTGLTTVAKVTEKGKAPKSYALSRNYEIEYTCTLEPESYCWVLIE; translated from the coding sequence ATGAAAAGATTTACCATTAAGTGCATCCTGCGGGGAGTATCCCTGATTGGCTGTGGATTAATTGCGTCAACACCGGTCTTGCTGGCTCAAAAACAGACAAAAAGTGACTGGCTGTTAAACTCTGCCAGTTATATGGCTATGGTTAAAACCAACGAAAACAAAAAGGAGGTTACACTTGACAATGGCCTTGTGAAAAGAACATTCAGGATAGCGCCCAGTGTGGTCTGCATTGATTACCAGAACCAGGTGAACGGGCAGCAGCTGTTACGGGCAATAAAGCCGGAAGCCAGAGTCACTATTAATGATAAAATTTATGAAATTGGCGGACTGACCGGGCAAAAGGAAAATGCTTATATCCGACCGGAATGGTTGGGTCAGTTTACTCCTGGTAATCAGGCTTTTAAAATGACTGGTTTTGAGATCAATCCGATCCGTCCACAGCTCAACTGGAAAAGCAAGTTCTGGGCTGCAAACCATAAGCAACCTACCGGAAAAGTACTTTCATTTCATTATCGCGCTACCGCAACTGAATTATCAGGTCTGGAACTTGATGTTAATTACGAGTTATATGATGGTCTTCCTCTGATTGTTAAGTCACTTTCTATTCGCAACAAGGGGAGTGAGTCCTTTACCATTGGCCGGGTAGTGAATGAAATCCTGGGCATGGTGGAAGAGCAGAGTGCTGTGGTGGGAGGAGTAGATCAGATGGCGAAACCGCAGGGGATTTATTTCGAAACCAATTACGCTTTTAACAATGCCATGAGGTACGATCTGAGTGACCAGACGACCCACTGGAAAGTAGATTCCACCTATAGATCACAGGTAAATTATGATTATCAGACGCCTTGTCTGCTCGAAATCTATCCGGATAAAGTATCCGGAATCGAATTGCAAAAAGGAGATTCTTACCATTCGGTGCGCAGCTATGAATTGTTGATGGATAGTTATGATAGAGAGCGCAGGGGACTTTCCATTCGCAAAATGTACAATACTGTTGCACCATGGACTACCGCAAACCCGATATTTATGCACCTTGTCAGTAAAAATGATGAGCAAGTACGTACGGCAATTGATCAGTGTGCTGCGACCGGATATGAAGCTTTAATCCTGAGCTTTGGAAGTCATTGTAATGTGGAAGATACGACCGCCACAAATATTAAAAAATGGAAGGAACTTGCTGACTATGCACACAGTAAGAAGGTTTTTATCGGAAGCTATTCTTTATTCAGCTCCCGGAAAATCAGTGAAGAAGATGATGTAATTAATCCAAAGACAGGTAAAACCGGGGGTGCTTTTTTTGGCAATGCTCCTTGCTTTGGGAGTAAGTGGGGATTGGGATATCGTGATAAGATTAAGGCCTTTTACTTAAAAGCAGGTTTCGATATCTGGGAGAACGACGGTCCATATCCTGGTGATGTATGTGCCTCAACTACGCATCCCGGCCATAAAGGACTGGAAGATTCTCAATGGAAACAAATCAACATTCAAAAGGAATTGTATCATTGGTTAAACGAAAGAGGGGTGTATATCAATGCGCCAGATTGGTATTTTCTTGATGGTACACATAAAATCGGAATTGGCTACCGGGAAGTGAACTTCTCTTTGCCAAGGGAAAATCAGCTGATTCTGAACCGTCAGAATATCTTTGATGGTACCTGGGAGAAAACGTCTTCTATGAGCCGGGGTTTTGTTCCGCTTACGAGGTATCAGGGAGGTGGACCTGAAGCAGTATTGGAGCCCTTAAAAGACCATCTTAAAGATTATGAACAGTTAATGGTTCAGTATTATGGAGCGGGGGTTCAAGCTTGTTATCGCGGACCAAGGTTGTATGACACCGAAGAAACCAGATTGATGGTATCGGGAGTGATAGATTGGTATAAGAAATACCGCGATATCCTTAATTCGGAAATTATCCATTTACGCAGAGCGGATGGGAGAGATTGGGATGGCTTGCTCCATGTAAATCCTAAGCTTAAAAACAAAGGGATGATGATGTTGTACAATCCATTAAAAGAGAAAATCACGAGAACGGTTAAAGTTCCTCTTTACTATACCGGTTTAACCACTGTGGCAAAAGTGACGGAAAAAGGAAAAGCTCCAAAGAGTTATGCCCTGAGCAGGAATTATGAAATTGAATATACCTGTACCCTGGAGCCGGAAAGTTATTGCTGGGTATTGATCGAATAA